The genomic interval CTCAGAAAGGCTTTCTGAGACATGATCACTACTATCTGAATCTGATGTACTTGAGCCCTTATCATCAGCTTGTTGCTGTTGCCTCGCCTTGGATCGCTTTCGGAATGCCATTGATTCCCTTCTTAATTCTTCTCTTCGAATAGAGTGAAACGAAATTGGATTTCAATTACAACAAACCCACTCCCCCTCATTATATATAAACCCGAACCTGAATAGGAAAACACCGACCGACTTAGGAAACATAATTCAGTTCTAGTAAATTAAATTGATTTATTAGCTCACTATTACGCTCCACGATACAATGGTTTGACCTATTCGGCCCACTTATTAAGTTGGGCTTTAGGCCCATATCAGACGGCCTGCTtttgtctctctctctagtCTTAGACTCTTAGCTCTAATTCAGATACGGTGGCTCTCAGTCTTTAGTGTCATCTCTCCCAACAAGAAATTGGCTGCGGAAAACCCTAAATTGATCGAGCTGGAGCAGTGGAGCTCTCGTAGTAGCTACTCCGGCTTTGTATCACCAAAAGGTAGCTCCTTTCTTCATTTCCAACATGAATTTAGAGATTGGGTTGCGCTCAATTTCATTTCTCTTAGCATTGTTGATATCCAAAAGCTGAGTTATGATTAGGTTTCTGAGTTCTTAGCCTTTTTGGTCTGTAATTGATGTAAAGATTCGAACTTTACGGTTCATTTGGTTTCTGCGTTTGTTCTTGTTAATTTTACATTAGTTAACTTTCTGTGCTTTACGAGTTTTTTTCACTTATGAGATTTGGGTTTGCATTAGGTACTTGGCTATGATTCCAAATGCGTGTGCTAGACCCAGTGGGTTAGGCTCTGTGAATTCGGGAGTATGTAAGCCGTCGATATGCAGTAGCCCTGTGTTGTCATGTGTTCCTCGTTTTCGGAGCAAGAGTGCTTCTCAATGCATCAGTTCATGGAGTTCTCATCAGAAAGGTTAGCCTTATCCTGGTCGAATACGACACTGTGAATGATTTAGTCATGTTTCATTGTGCTTGTGTTTTGTGTAGTTTTAGTTCTTATATGTCTTGTCTTTCTCAATTTAAGGCATCATTCTCTGAAATTGCTCCACCCACATTACACTTGACATTTACTCAAACAATCACATATTTTGTTGAATAGACTTATCAGAAAACTAGGACAGTGATTTGCCATCTCGTGCTAATACATATGGTGAGTGCTTGATTTGATTCTGCATAGTACTGTATGTTGGTTGTAGCTATGCCACTTGTGCATCCTTGTGCTGCATCAAGCCCATTTTTCAGTGGGGATCAAGGCAGCCTTCTACGCACCATCCCCACATTGCAAAGGCGAGGCAGATCTAGTATGGCTCCTCAAGCGTCTAAGGATGTCCCATACAGTTTTCGGTTCCCTCCCATGATGAAGAAGCCAAAGTGGTGGTGGAGGACATTAGCATGTCTCCCTTACTTGATGCCCCTACACGAGACATGGATGTATGCTGAGACAGCCTATCACTTGCACCCGTTCCTGGAAGACTTTGAGTTCTTCACATACCCTTTCCTTGGCGCGATTGGGAGCTTGCCCAGCTGGTTTTTGATGGCATACTTTTTCGTTGCATATCTTGGAATTGTGAGGAGAAAGGAGTGGCCTCACTTCTTCAGATTTCATGTAGTGATGGGCATGCTTCTGGAGATTGCCTTGCAAGTAATAGGGACTGTGAGCCGTTGGATGCCACTTGCTGTTTACTGGGGCAAATTCGGGATGCACTTTTGGACAGCCGTTGCATTTGCTTACCTATTTACAGTGTTGGAGTGCATACGCTGTGCTCTTGCCGGTATGTACGCTGATATCCCATTTGTTTGTGATGCTGCATATATTCAAATTCCCTATGACTAATAGGTCAAaggaaagcatatataggagTAAAATCAGCTGTCTTTCCATCTGTTTGAATTTCGTTGTAAGAGAGGAATCTTGTTAGCAGAAGTGATTTTTGTTCTGAAACAGCGTTTGTGTAGAGGTTGCAATTGGATATGTCGCATTTGTGTTGTAGCTGAATTCTCACCAA from Argentina anserina chromosome 2, drPotAnse1.1, whole genome shotgun sequence carries:
- the LOC126783601 gene encoding protein TIC 20-I, chloroplastic-like, which encodes MIPNACARPSGLGSVNSGVCKPSICSSPVLSCVPRFRSKSASQCISSWSSHQKAMPLVHPCAASSPFFSGDQGSLLRTIPTLQRRGRSSMAPQASKDVPYSFRFPPMMKKPKWWWRTLACLPYLMPLHETWMYAETAYHLHPFLEDFEFFTYPFLGAIGSLPSWFLMAYFFVAYLGIVRRKEWPHFFRFHVVMGMLLEIALQVIGTVSRWMPLAVYWGKFGMHFWTAVAFAYLFTVLECIRCALAGMYADIPFVCDAAYIQIPYD